The sequence CATCGGGCTCGATCGTCGATTTAACGCGAGCCACGCCTGTGTTGCCAAACGCGCGGTAGAACCCGGGCATGGTCTGGCCTTGAGCGGTCCCGGCCATCCAGCCTGCCAGCAGGGCTGCGATCAGAGGCACCAAACGCAACGGCCAATTTCCGATCGGAATGGAAACAACAGACGCGATCATGAGCTGAGATTCCGAACGACCGCCGCGGCGGCCCAAAAAAGACACCATCCGACCACCACATTGGTCCCGAGCAGCACCGAACTGGCCAGCATCCGCCCCTGCGAAGCGAAAATCGCGGTTTCGCCGATCAGGGTGCTGAACGTGGTCAAACTCCCCAGGGCACCGATCCGAATCGCCATCAGCGTTCGCGGATGGGTCCAGAAAACGCCCCAAGAGGATGCGAACCAATCTGTCCCCGCGAGACTCTCGGATTGCAGCCAGATTTCCGTGAACTGGTAAATTCCGCCCAACGCGAAACACCCCAGCAGGTTCGCCAGCGTCGTTCCGACTGATCCGTGCAGTGTCAGCCATCCGCTTAGCGGGGCAGAAACCACCGCCAACGTGATCAGGTAGCGAATCACCGCCCCAATGGAGCCTCCCAGGGCAATCGCAAGCAGGTCTGAAACGTGGGTCATTGAGGTCAGTTCCGCGTTTTCGCCATTGCCAGCAAGGGCTGAGGAATTTACGTTGGAAGGTCCTAGCTTCGGAAGTTTTTCGCGACCGAAGCAAGGTCCATTTCGACGCTTTTCGAATCCCACTCCGTCCCCAGCAGTCAACCAACGATGAGTACCGCTTCGAGCTCTTCCAACGCCAACGCCGCGAAAGGCGACCAGCAACCGATGAACGGAGCCGATGTCCTCGTCAAATCGTTGGTCGATCACGACGTGGAAGTGCTGTTTGCCTACCCCGGTGGCTGCAGCATGCCGATGCACCAAGCCCTAACCCGATACGGCGATTCGATCCGCACCATCCTGCCTCGCCACGAGCAGGGCGGTGCCTTTGCCGCGCAAGGTTACGCTCGCAGCACGGGTAAAATTGGCGTCGTGATGGCCACCAGCGGCCCCGGTGCGACCAACTTGGTGACCGCCATCGCGGACGCGAAACTCGACAGCATTCCAATGCTGTGCATCACCGGCCAAGTCCCCACGGGTGCGATCGGAACCGACGCGTTCCAAGAAACCCCGATGGTGGAAATCTGCCGCGGAATCACCAAACACCACTACCTCGTGACCGACTTGGCGGACCTGCCTCGCGTCATGAAGGAAGCCTTCCACGTGGCCACCAGCGGTCGCCCCGGACCGGTTTTGGTGGACATGCCCAAAGACGTTCAATTGGGCAACTTCCCCGTGGACATGGATCCTGAGATGGATCTGCCCGGCTACAACCCGGCTCCTCCCGTGGTCGCCACGGAAACCATCAAACAGATGGCCGCCGCGATCAAACTGGCTCGTCGTCCCGTGATCTACGCCGGTGGCGGGATCATCTCGGGCGAAGCCAGCGAAGAGCTTCGCGAATTGATCCAAAAGACCGGCATCCCAACCGTGACCACCATCATGGGTCTGGGTGCTGTGTCACCGGATGATCCTCGTTCGCTGGATTGGCTGGGTATGCACGGTGCCGCCTACGCCAACTACGCCGTTCGAGATTGCGATTTGCTGATCGCATTGGGCGTGCGTTTCGATGACCGAGTGACTGGCAAAGTGGAAGCTTTCGCGAAAGACGCGAAGATCATCCACGTTGACATCGATTCGTCCGAGCTGAACAAGAACAAACAAGCCCACATTCCCGTTCGCGGCGACGTGAAGCAGGTCTTGCAAGCTCTCAACCCAATCGTGGAAGCCCCGCAAATCGAGTCTTGGCAGAAAACCTGCACGGATCTAAAAGCCAAGTACCCGCTGAAGTACGACAACTCGTTCGATGGGATCTTGCAACAACACGCCATCGCAACGCTCAGCAAGCTGACCGAGGATCGCGAAACCTACGTCAGCGTCGGCGTGGGCCAACACCAAATGTGGGCCGCCCAATTCTTCAAGTTCCGTCAACCACGGACTTGGATGAGCAGCTCCGGACTCGGCACGATGGGCTTCGGTTTGCCAGCCGCCATGGGCGTGCAAGCGGCTCACCCGGGTGCGTTGGTCATCGACATCGATGGCGACGGCAGCTTCCAGATGAACATCCAAGAACTCGCCACGTGCTTCTGCGAAGAACTGCCCGTGAAAGTTCTGTTGCTGAACAACCAGCACTTGGGCATGGTGGTCCAGTGGGAAGACCGGTTCATGGATCGCAACCGCGCTCACACGTACTTGGGTCCCATCCACCACGACGAAGCCAAGGGCAAAAGCACCGCGGACCGCTTCGAGTACGCGAGTGACCGTTACCCGAACTTCGTGCAGATCGCCAAAGGCTACGGTTGCGGTGCCGCCACGGTTAAAAAGAAAGCCGACCTGGAAGGTGCCCTGCAAGAAATGATTGACTACAACGGTCCGTTCTTGCTGGACGTCGAAGTGCCTTACCAAGAACACGTGTTGCCGATGATCCCCGGTGGTTTGACCGTGGACGACATGCTCCTGGACTGATCCCGAACGTGGAAATGGAACCCGCATTGGAAAACCCCGCCGTGGAAAAGAACGGGCAATCGTCCCCCACTCCGTCATCGGCCGCCGCCGAATCGCAAGCCACCGCCACTGCCACCCCCAACCGTCCCGCTCCCAACACAGCGGGCAATCGGAAAAAGGGTGTGCCCGAAGGCGTGTGGCGCAAATGTGATTCCTGCGGGGCGTCGCTGTTCTACAAAGAGGTTCAGCAACGCCTGAACGTCTGCCCCCAGTGCGATCACCATTTCTACGTCAGCGCTTGGGAACGTGTCGCACATGTGCTGGACGATGGCACGTTCGAACCGATGAACGAGCAACTGCGTCCGCTCGACCCACTGGAATTTCGCGATCGACGTGCCTACGCCGAACGCTTGGTGGGCGAACAAAAACGCACCGGACTGACCGACGCGGTGCTCACCGGAACCGGCATGATCCGCGCCCGACGAGTCGCTTTCGCGGTCACCGACAGTGCCTTCATCATGGGCAGCATGGGATCCGTCGTCGGCGAACGTTTGACTCGCTTGGTCGAACGTGCCACCAAGCAAAACCTGCCGTTGATCATCATCAGCGCCTCGGGTGGTGGGGCTCGGATGCACGAAGGCATTCTGTCGCTGATGCAAATGGCCAAAGTCTCCGCCGCGTTGTCACGTTATCACTCCGCCGGCGGTCTGTTCATCAGCGTTTTGACCAACCCGACCATGGGTGGCGTCGCCGCCAGCTTTGCTTCGTTGGGGGATTTGGTCTTCGCTGAACCCAAAGCCTTGATCGGCTTCGCCGGTCCGCGAACGATCAAGGCCACCATCGGGATCGAATTGCCCGAAGGCTTTCAAACCAGCGAGTTCTTGCTGGAACACGGTTACATCGACCGCATCGTTCACCGCAAATCGCTGAAGACGGAAATCGCCACCGCCATCGATTACTGTGGGAAATGACCCATGGGTCTGCTCGATTCCATCAAGGGAGCGTTCTCCAAAGGCGGTGGCGGCGGTTCGCTGAAACGGATCGACGTCGAAAAACGTTTTGAACGTTCTCGTACCGCGGCAACCGGGACGATGAGCAACTTCTTCGTTGCTTATGACTTGGAACGCAAAGAGAACGTCGGGGTCAAAATCCTCGACCCCGAGAAGTACGAGCTGTTTGAAAATCGCTTCAAAGGTCTGAACAAACCATCCGAAGGCGAGATCGCGATGCAGATGCAGCATCCGCTGATCGTGAAGACCTACGAACACGGCATCACGGCCAAGAACCAACGCATCCTGGTGATGGAATACATCGCCGGTGCGGGTATCCAAGACGTGATTGTTCGCAAGAAACGTGACGTCATCGACGGCAAAGAAATGCTGCTGATGCGCGAGATGGCCGAGTCGCTGGCCTACGTCCACGAACAAGGATTCATCCACCGCGACGTCTGCCCTCGCAACTTCATTTGCACACCGCCGGTGGAAGGTGAAACAACCGCGTCCGGTGTTCGCCTGATCGACTTTGGGCTGACGGTTCCCGCGACGCCACCGTTCATGGCTCCAGGTAACCGAACCGGCACACCGCTTTACATGAGTCCCGAGATTGTCCGCCGTCGTGCGACGGACAAACGAGTCGACGTGTTTTCGTTGGGGGTCACGTTCTACTGTTTGCTGACCTTCCAGCACCCTTGGCAGGGTGAGATCGTCAGCGGACGTGCGGCGCTTCAACACGACACGCAAGAAGCCACACCGATCCTGGAACGTCGCGACGACATCCATCCCAAAGTCGCTCGCGTGATCACACGTATGATCGAACCCAACGTCGACAATCGACTGCCATCGATCAAAGAGTTCCTCACTCAAATGCGCGGCATCGACTCCGCCTACGTCTCGTAGGAAACGGCTTCGCCGTCGCCTCCGGTTCGCCTGTAGGCCCGATCCCACCGGAAAACAACCTTCGTGCCCGCCGCACTGTAAACCAAACCGCACCGTGTAGGTCCGGTTCCACCGGACTAAAGCGTTCTTGCCCAAGCAAACGACAAGCTTTCCACCACACATTCTCACCCGCACCCTGCACATTACGCTCTCCGGCAATCCAACCCGGGCAAGCAAACAGTTGAGGACAACTGTTCTACAAACGCTCCCGCGTCACCCCCGTAGGTTGGCCACTCTTGGCCGACACGCACCATGTAGGTCCGGTTCCACCGGACAAAAACGTCCTTGCCCAACGCACGAACAGTAAACCGGACCAACGCAAAGTCCCGGCAGTCACGCGCCATCGCTCCCTCCCACACCATTCGCCTCACGCTCTCCGGCAATCCAACCCGGGCAAGCAAACAGTTGAGGACAACTGTTCTACAAACGCTCCCGCGTCACCCCCGTAGGTTGGCCACTCCTGGCCGGCACGCACCGTCACCCTCCAATCAACCGTAGGTCCGGTTCCACCGGACAAAAACGCCCTTACCCAACGCACGAACAGTAAACCGGACCAAGGCAAAGTCCCGGCAACCACGCACCATCACTGCCTCTCACACCATTCGCCTCACGCTCTCCGGCGATCCAACCCGGGCACACAAACAGTTGAGGACAACTGTTCCACAATCGCTTCC is a genomic window of Rhodopirellula halodulae containing:
- a CDS encoding serine/threonine protein kinase, with amino-acid sequence MGLLDSIKGAFSKGGGGGSLKRIDVEKRFERSRTAATGTMSNFFVAYDLERKENVGVKILDPEKYELFENRFKGLNKPSEGEIAMQMQHPLIVKTYEHGITAKNQRILVMEYIAGAGIQDVIVRKKRDVIDGKEMLLMREMAESLAYVHEQGFIHRDVCPRNFICTPPVEGETTASGVRLIDFGLTVPATPPFMAPGNRTGTPLYMSPEIVRRRATDKRVDVFSLGVTFYCLLTFQHPWQGEIVSGRAALQHDTQEATPILERRDDIHPKVARVITRMIEPNVDNRLPSIKEFLTQMRGIDSAYVS
- the ilvB gene encoding biosynthetic-type acetolactate synthase large subunit, producing the protein MSTASSSSNANAAKGDQQPMNGADVLVKSLVDHDVEVLFAYPGGCSMPMHQALTRYGDSIRTILPRHEQGGAFAAQGYARSTGKIGVVMATSGPGATNLVTAIADAKLDSIPMLCITGQVPTGAIGTDAFQETPMVEICRGITKHHYLVTDLADLPRVMKEAFHVATSGRPGPVLVDMPKDVQLGNFPVDMDPEMDLPGYNPAPPVVATETIKQMAAAIKLARRPVIYAGGGIISGEASEELRELIQKTGIPTVTTIMGLGAVSPDDPRSLDWLGMHGAAYANYAVRDCDLLIALGVRFDDRVTGKVEAFAKDAKIIHVDIDSSELNKNKQAHIPVRGDVKQVLQALNPIVEAPQIESWQKTCTDLKAKYPLKYDNSFDGILQQHAIATLSKLTEDRETYVSVGVGQHQMWAAQFFKFRQPRTWMSSSGLGTMGFGLPAAMGVQAAHPGALVIDIDGDGSFQMNIQELATCFCEELPVKVLLLNNQHLGMVVQWEDRFMDRNRAHTYLGPIHHDEAKGKSTADRFEYASDRYPNFVQIAKGYGCGAATVKKKADLEGALQEMIDYNGPFLLDVEVPYQEHVLPMIPGGLTVDDMLLD
- the accD gene encoding acetyl-CoA carboxylase, carboxyltransferase subunit beta, with protein sequence MEMEPALENPAVEKNGQSSPTPSSAAAESQATATATPNRPAPNTAGNRKKGVPEGVWRKCDSCGASLFYKEVQQRLNVCPQCDHHFYVSAWERVAHVLDDGTFEPMNEQLRPLDPLEFRDRRAYAERLVGEQKRTGLTDAVLTGTGMIRARRVAFAVTDSAFIMGSMGSVVGERLTRLVERATKQNLPLIIISASGGGARMHEGILSLMQMAKVSAALSRYHSAGGLFISVLTNPTMGGVAASFASLGDLVFAEPKALIGFAGPRTIKATIGIELPEGFQTSEFLLEHGYIDRIVHRKSLKTEIATAIDYCGK
- a CDS encoding fluoride efflux transporter FluC, whose amino-acid sequence is MTHVSDLLAIALGGSIGAVIRYLITLAVVSAPLSGWLTLHGSVGTTLANLLGCFALGGIYQFTEIWLQSESLAGTDWFASSWGVFWTHPRTLMAIRIGALGSLTTFSTLIGETAIFASQGRMLASSVLLGTNVVVGWCLFWAAAAVVRNLSS